In Eleutherodactylus coqui strain aEleCoq1 chromosome 11, aEleCoq1.hap1, whole genome shotgun sequence, a single window of DNA contains:
- the TRAF6 gene encoding TNF receptor-associated factor 6, giving the protein MSLVNSGASMEAWDSDDACCGAMASACALNTKEDVTSPSVETPGGNPSSLSMEETQGYDVEFDPPLESKYECPICLMALREPLQTPCGHRFCKACILKSIRDAGPKCPVDNDLLLENQLFPDNFAKREILSLTVKCPSEDCVSKMELRNLEHHLTACQFAGVECKLCQRSLQRSQLQRHIEEECPRRLVSCDNCLKEMAYEERLEHEQTCPLAYVTCEYCQTALARKQMADHYDMDCYKAPIPCTYCFFGCKEKMQRNELARHLQEFTQAHMRMMAQTLRSFSSSFPPTSNMASGSLDPNQFEPAPSYPVPPSMSSPHDSSQQVQSMKETIEQLEARLVIQDHQIRELIAKMETQTAVVTDLKHTVRALEDKLVEVEAQQYNGVFVWKISNFSAHLRSQEEERPVVIHSPGFYTGKPGYKLCLRMHLQSPSAPRCANYISLFVHTMQGEYDNLLHWPFQGTIRLSILDQSECSNIQDQEEIMDTKPDLLAFQRPTLPRNPKGFGYVTFMPIQALRQRMFIKNDTLLVRCVVTTQGELNSPRREGFHPRNSDGATL; this is encoded by the exons ATGAGTCTCGTGAACTCCGGAGCCAGCATGGAGGCGTGGGACTCGGATGACGCTTGCTGCGGAGCCATGGCCAGTGCTTGCGCATTAAACACTAAGGAGGATGTCACCAGCCCCTCTGTGGAGACCCCCGGGGGAAACCCCTCCAGCCTGAGCATGGAGGAGACGCAGGGATACGATGTGGAGTTTGACCCCCCGCTGGAGAGCAAGTACGAGTGTCCCATCTGCCTGATGGCACTACGGGAGCCGCTGCAGACCCCCTGCGGGCACCGCTTCTGTAAAGCCTGCATCTTGAAGTCTATAAG GGACGCCGGACCGAAGTGCCCCGTGGACAACGACCTCCTCCTGGAGAACCAGCTCTTCCCGGATAACTTTGCCAAAAGGGAGATTCTTTCCCTAACTGTGAAATGTCCCAGCGAGGACTGCGTGAGCAAGATGGAGCTGAGGAACCTGGAG CATCATCTGACGGCCTGCCAGTTTGCCGGCGTGGAGTGTAAGCTGTGCCAGCGCAGCCTGCAGAGGAGCCAGCTGCAGCGCCACATAGAGGAGGAGTGCCCCCGCCGCCTGGTGTCCTGCGACAACTGCCTGAAGGAGATGGCGTACGAGGAGCGGCTG GAACATGAACAGACTTGCCCCTTGGCCTACGTGACCTGTGAATACTGCCAGACCGCTCTCGCCCGGAAACAG ATGGCCGATCACTATGACATGGACTGTTATAAGGCCCCGATACCCTGTACCTACTGCTTCTTCGGGTGCAAAGAAAAG ATGCAGAGGAACGAACTTGCTCGGCACTTGCAGGAGTTCACCCAGGCTCACATGCGAATGATGGCACAAACCCTGAGAAGCTTTAGCAGTTCCTTCCCACCGACCTCCAACATGGCCAGCGGGTCACTTGATCCTAACCAGTTTGAACCTGCCCCTTCTTATCCTGTGCCACCCTCCATGTCCTCCCCGCATGACTCTAGCCAGCAAGTTCAGAGCATGAAGGAGACCATTGAACAACTGGAGGCTCGTCTGGTGATTCAGGACCATCAGATCCGTGAGCTCATTGCTAAAATGGAAACCCAAACGGCCGTTGTGACAGACTTGAAGCACACAGTCCGTGCCTTGGAGGATAAGCTGGTGGAGGTGGAAGCGCAGCAGTACAATGGTGTCTTCGTCTGGAAGATCAGCAACTTCAGCGCTCACCTgaggagccaggaggaggagaggCCGGTGGTCATCCATAGCCCTGGATTTTACACCGGAAAACCAGGTTATAAGCTCTGCCTTCGGATGCACCTGCAGTCGCCCAGCGCACCGCGCTGCGCCAACTACATCTCTCTCTTCGTGCACACCATGCAGGGCGAATATGACAACCTCCTCCATTGGCCTTTTCAGGGAACGATCCGTCTCTCCATCTTGGACCAATCGGAATGCTCCAACATTCAGGACCAGGAGGAAATTATGGACACTAAACCAGACTTGTTGGCCTTCCAGAGGCCCACCTTGCCCCGCAACCCAAAGGGCTTTGGTTACGTCACCTTTATGCCCATCCAGGCCTTAAGACAGAGGATGTTCATTAAAAACGATACGTTGCTCGTGCGTTGTGTCGTCACCACCCAAGGAGAGCTTAACAGCCCGCGGCGAGAGGGATTCCACCCACGCAACAGCGACGGGGCGACCTTATAG